GACCGGCATGTTGCCGAAATACATGGCGGGCCCTGAAACGTAGTGGGTGGTGGAGGGCTTTCCCGTATACGGAGCAAACTGGGCGGCCTGGGTTTTCGTCAAAGGAATGAGGATGACGGGGGGCTGGTCATCCATGCCCAGGGGGACGCCGCGGGCTCCAATTAGATTGTCCATGAATTGGAGGTTGCCGCCGGAGAAGCCGCCGTTGCCGTTGTTGTCGGTGGGATCGTAGCGGAGGGTGGTGGCTTCGGCCACGTAGGCGCTGCCGTCGGGCCGATTTTGGAGGATGAGGCCCTGGCTTTGAAGCGCGACGTATTTGCCGATCAGGAAGGGGAGGGTCTTGCTGTTCAGGCCGGTGATGGTCTTGGTAAAGCCGGAAGAGGCTCCCTTGGCGGCATCGTAGATCCGCTGGGTTTCCGTGATCACGTTCATCGCGTTGATGAGCAGCTCCGTGGCTTGCGCTGCGGAACTGACGGTGGAGCGTGCGGTGTCCTGGGTCTGAATGGTGGCCATGGCTCCCACTGCAACTTCCGTTGGAACGTCGTAGACGAAGGGGCTGCCGAACTGGGCCCAGGCGGAGGAAGCGCTGGTTGCCAGGGTGAGAAGCAGGAGGATATTTTTCATGGCATGATGGGATTTATTCACTGCTGACTACTTTAAGCAGCTTTCAGGCCAAGGTGGGGGCGCTTGCTTTAGCCCCTTAATGAATTAGGGGCCGACAGAGACCCCTGATTCGGCAGAAGGGGTTGCGGGGGAAGGAGAAAGGAGAACTTCGCGGCGCTGATTGGTGAATTGGGCGTCCTGGGAAACGCCCCGATAGGTGATGGTGACGCGGTCGTTGGCGCCGTAATCGACGAAGAGGGGGTCTTTGGAGCCGGGGACGGTGTAGGTTTCCTGGGTGCCGGGGGGGCGGGGCTGGATGACGATGGTGGAGGCGCGGCCTGCCGAGGCGATGGAGATCGATTTGGTGCTGTCCACGCGGGGGATGGAGGAGGAGCCTAGGTCGCCGCCGCGATTGACCTCGACCATGTTGTTGGCGCTGTAGTTGGAGGGATTGGGGGTGTTGCCGTTCTGGGCGGGGAGGCCTTCGACCTCGACCATCGGTTTTTGGCCGATGGGGCTTTGGTTTTTGCCGGCCTGGGTGTCGCTGGCGCGCTGGGTGGCGGCGGCCATGAGGAATTCGTCGCTGTCGAAGTGTTCTTTGAGCTTTGGCTGGTCGGCTTCCAGTTTTTTGATTCGTTCGGCGAGGTTGGAGATGTTGATCTCTGCCTGGCCGCCGCCGGTGGGGCCGGGGCCTTGGCCGGGAGCGTTGGATTGAAATTGGTTGGGCTCCCGCGGGATGGGGGTGATGGGGGCGCTGTCGCCCGCGTAGATATAGGGTTTGCCGGCCATCTCGGCCTCTTCAAGGGTGGCCCAGCGGCCTTCCTCGACGACGGTGGCGGTGTAGTGGCCGCCGATCCACTCGCCGGCGTCGTTGGTGCGGGCGGGGTTCCAGCCGTAGTTGATGGTGGGCAGGATGTAGACGGGGCGGGACTTGCCGGCGGCGTCGACCGGCTTGGTGTAGTCGTAGGACTGGGAGAGGACGGCGGGCTCGACGCGCATGGGCTTGGGCGAGGAGCATCCCGCGAGAACGGCGGCGCAGAGGAGAGCCAAGGCCAGGTTGCGCGGGAGGGTGCCGGTCATCGGGGGGACGTTTGGGCGATAGAATTAGCGTTTATTTTCCGTAATCGGCAAGAGAAACATCAATATAACTTTTCAGGTAGACCTGCCCACGGGTTCCGGCTGGGACGAAGATGTAGGGCGCGTTGTCTTCCGCGTCTTGTTCCAGGAGGTTGGAGAGGCGGTCGAGGGCCTTGTTGGCGCCGTAGCCGAGGGCTTGCTGGCCGATGTTGCTGGGATTGATGTTGGTGACGCTTCCGTAGAGGGAGCTTTGGCTGATGCTGACCTGGTTTTGTAGCGCCTGGGCGGCGCCGGAGAGGAGGTCGGTTAGAATCGGGCCAACGGCTTGGAGGAAGATGTTGCCGACTTTGTAGCCTTTCAAGCCCAGGGTTCCGTCGGTGTTTAGGGCGATGCCGTTGATGGGAAGGGTTTTTCCGTCTTTGAAGAGGACTTTCTTCCAATTGACCAGGAGGCGGTCCCGGTTGTGGCCGGCGGAAGCGGAGCCTAGGATATGTTCGCCGATGTCGAGGATTTTGCGGCCGTTCCAATAGAAAGGGGTCCAAACGGCGGCCACGACGTCGAGTTCCATTTGGTTGGAGGCGACATTGTTGACGGTGCAGATGTCGATCGGCTCGCCCTCGGGGGCGAAGGTTTGCAGGTTGATGTTGGCGCTGGAGCTGCTGCCGCCGCCGCTACCGCCGCCGCTGTCGGTAAAGGCGTTGTCGCCGGTGGTGCCGCTCAAGTTGCGGAAGAGATAGCGCCCGGTGGCGTAAGCGGTGGGGCGAGGAGCGGCGGGGCGCTGGCGCTGCTGTTGGGGGCGGGAGGTGTCGGGAATGGCGGGGGCGGTGGGGTTGAGGATTTCCTGGGGAATGGCGGGAGTTGCGGCGGCTGTGGTGGAGGGGGCGGGGGCGATTTCTATGGATTGCCGGGCTTGAGTGGAGCGGGGGGTATTGATGGAGATGGGGGCGCTGGGGGCGGAGGCTTGGTTGGTGGCGGGCGCGGGGGCGAAGCGGGAGTTGGTGGGGACGATGCCGACTTCTGCGGGGCGGGTGGTGGCCGGGGTGTTGGTGTTGGGGATGTTGGGGTTGACGGGAACGTCGTTCCCTACGCTCAAGGCGTCGCCAACGGTGGAGTTGGTGTTTTCCGTGACGGTGTTGCTGACTTTGTTGGTGGAGAGGTTGTTGGTGCCATCCGTTTCGACCATGACCGGCGGCGGAGCGGCCAGCGGAGGGGCCCGCCGAGGTTGGGAGGGGGAGATGTTCCGTGCGGTGCCCGCCTGTTTCCGGGATTCTTCATGCCGGACGTTTTTGTAGGGATCGGTCTTTCGCAGGTAGTCGAGGCCGAAGTAGGTGCCTGCGGCCAGTGCCAGAACGCCGGAGATGATGCCGATGATGGCGAGGGCGCCGAGTTTCACTATTTCCAGACTATTTCCAGCGGTTGCCGGACGTCGAAGGTGGGGTTGAAGAGGATGACCAGGCCGGTGGTGGTGCCTCCGGGGTCGAGCTGGACGTCGTGGAAGGAGACGTAATCGGGAATGAAGAGGGAGTTGCCGATGGCGAGGCGGACGCGCGATTCGTCGAAGCGGACGCGGTTCCGGGAGATGTTCTTGTAGGCGAAGGTGAAGGCGGCCGCTCCGTGGATGCGGTAGAGGTAGTAGATGGTGAATCCGGTGGCGGGATTTTCCCGGAAGACGTCGTCCCGGCGGATGTTGCGGCTGTCGAGGGAGCCTTCCTGTTTGAGGGCGTCGTAGTTGGCGATGATGTGGATGAAGTCCCGCAGGTCGCGCCGGGACATGTTGGGTTGGTAGCCTTGAGGGGTGCCGTCCATGATGAAGGGTTGGACGGTGATCGAGCTGTCCCCCTTGGCGTAGGTGTCGGTGGCAAAGATGTGGTAGGGGCGCATTCGGCTGCCGCTAAAGAAGACTTGAAGCGGCGTGTCGCCGTTGGGAAGGAGGGCGTTGAGAAGGAGGATTTTCCCGTGCTTCTGTACGCTGACGAGCTTTTTGTCGCCGATGGCGATATCGGCGATGGGCTCGCTATAGCGGATGGTGACGGGATAGCCGGGGGCGACGTGGATGATTTCGACTTCCCCATCCGGCTGGCTGATGGTGCGGATTTTTTCCTGCAGGAAGGTGCGTTCCTCCTCTTCGGTCATGCGGTCGGCGGGTTTGCCGTTGATCATGACTGGGGGAGGGGGGACGATTTCTACGGTGTTGCTCTTGCTGGTCGCGGAGGAGCTTTGGGTGAGCTGGGCGTTGCCGGTGGAGGGGTCCGCGTCGTCTGAGTGTCCGGGCAGCTGCCGGCCGCCGGTGGGGGGCAGGTATGTCTGGTTCTGCGCGGGCAGGAGCAGGGGAAATAGAAGGAGAGCGGCGCTGGCGGCGAGCGCCTTTCTTCCGAAAGGCCGCTTCATTGCGAGGAGGAACTTTCCCCGCCGGTGCTGTTGTTCTGCGCGTCGATCGCCTCGCCGGCCGACTGGGTGGAGGGCGTCATCTTGGGCGCCTTCAGGTCGGCGCGGAGCGGCACGGAGCTGCGCCAGATGTCGTCCGCTTGGTCTTCCTTGAGCGTGACAAGGCCGACGAGGCGCAGACCCCACGGATTTTCCGGGGTGGGAAGGGCCTGTTGAAGGTAGACGATCTGAGTGACGACGGGGCTGTCCATGCGGAAGGGCTGGGCGGCGCCGGGATCGTACTCGTAGAGGACGCGCTCGCCTCGGACGGCCAGGGTGATGTATTGGGGCAGCTTGGGGTCGTGGTAGCGGCGGATTTCCCGCAGCTCGTAGATGCGGTGCTGGTTGGCGGTGACGATGAGGTCTTTGTCCGTGCTGTTGGCAAAGGCGCGCAGCACGCGCCGGTCGACCAAACCGCGGAGGGAGGCTAGGTCGTAGTTGCCCGGGCTGACGGTGTAGAGGTATTTGAGGGTGGAGTTGAGGTAGGAGCGGATCATTTCCGGCCGCAGCTTGAAGGCCTCTGTGGTGCGCCACATGACGTAGCCGTCGTTCTGGTCCAGGACGACGGGGGGGCGGTTGTAGATGGAAACCAGGACGAAGGATTCCACGATGGCCGCCACCGCCAGGAGGGCGGTGATCCAGGATAGGCGCTTGAAGGCCAGCGACATGTCCATGCCGTGCTCCCAGACCACGCGGCGGTGTTGGGGGTAGGGGATGGTGTCGTGGACCTCCGCCTTGGGAGTAGGGGGCATGTTAACGTTTACAGCCATGCGGGGGGACCGATCGGATTCGGTTCAAACTGGCGCGCGGTCTTCCAACAATCAAGCCGCACCTGTTGGCCTTAGGAAAAAATCTGTTCCGCCGGCGCGTAGGCGATGCGGCGATAGCCCGCGGCCGGGCTGGAGAGCCATTGCCATTCTTCCAGCAGCGCGCCGAGGGGTTGGAGCTGCGCGAGCAGATCGGCCGCGTCGCAGAAGGGATAGCTGCCTTGTTGCTGGGTGAACCACGGGAGGAGGTCGCGCTGGAGGAAGTCGTAGGCTTGATGGAGGGCCCACGCCTCATAGGGGGCGAGGTAGAGGACTTCCTCCTTCCGGTCGGCGGGAGTTCCCTCCCCGAAGAAGGTGGCTTGGGAGAGGTTCCGCAGGGTGTCTTGGATGAAGTTGATCCCCACGAGGGCCTGGGCCCAGCACTTTTCGAAGGAAGGGGCGGTGTTGAGGGCCAGCAGCTCTTCGCCCACCCGGCGGCAGCTTTCGGCCAGGCCGCCCAGGGAGGCGGCGGTGAAGTAGTGCCGGAGGAAGAGGGCCAAAGGGGCGCGCTGGACGGCAGTCAGGGAGACGGCGCGGCGGGTGACTTCCTCTTCCTGGGTGTAAGTCCAGGTGTAAACGCCTTGGCGGCACCAAGGAGCGGAGGTGAACGTCAGTGCGACCTTGGTCAGGGAGTGATCGACGATCATATATAATACGGGGAAGGGCTCCCCTTCTAGCAGCCCGGGCATTAAAAACAGCCCCTTATTTTTAAAAAATAATAGGGCAGGGTCTGAAAGAATAGCCGAATTAACTATTATATGGCTAATCAAGAACACTCGGGTTCCAAGCTCGCCCACCTCAAAGCCCAGGGCAGTCAGCTCGTTTTCAAGGGATTGGGTCATGCCGCGCACGGCACTTCCCATGTTCTCCACAAGGCCA
This DNA window, taken from Verrucomicrobium sp., encodes the following:
- a CDS encoding TrbI/VirB10 family protein, which encodes MKLGALAIIGIISGVLALAAGTYFGLDYLRKTDPYKNVRHEESRKQAGTARNISPSQPRRAPPLAAPPPVMVETDGTNNLSTNKVSNTVTENTNSTVGDALSVGNDVPVNPNIPNTNTPATTRPAEVGIVPTNSRFAPAPATNQASAPSAPISINTPRSTQARQSIEIAPAPSTTAAATPAIPQEILNPTAPAIPDTSRPQQQRQRPAAPRPTAYATGRYLFRNLSGTTGDNAFTDSGGGSGGGSSSSANINLQTFAPEGEPIDICTVNNVASNQMELDVVAAVWTPFYWNGRKILDIGEHILGSASAGHNRDRLLVNWKKVLFKDGKTLPINGIALNTDGTLGLKGYKVGNIFLQAVGPILTDLLSGAAQALQNQVSISQSSLYGSVTNINPSNIGQQALGYGANKALDRLSNLLEQDAEDNAPYIFVPAGTRGQVYLKSYIDVSLADYGK